The following proteins come from a genomic window of Achromobacter sp. AONIH1:
- a CDS encoding hybrid sensor histidine kinase/response regulator, with amino-acid sequence MDPTSETLAAAFPDGSRVRAVQVAVLRRSFPFALSGSVIAACFSAYALYGVVPDRELAPWIAAMLLVAALRWAAMLAYDRSQAQPDAAERWLRRMFLGNLASGMLWGLPVAYWSFFLPVEYQLFSIVILIGLGTGAIYSNYIVLPVVYAFEIPALAPPFIALAAQPSPLHIAMVASGVAYVASTLAFTHRMHRTHLDALRLGYENLALLEQVRREKEAAERSNLEKSRFLAAASHDLRQPVHAVSLFLGLLTNEKLTAHGRYLVDNIASATAAMGHLFDALLNISRLDAGVIEPRRKWFPLNPLLEQLRAEYAPQAVQKGLSLRVRPSKAVVNSDPVLLERILRNLISNAIAHTRRGGVLVGCRHRRGGVRILVCDTGPGIPPSEQERVFWEFHQLNNPERDRSKGLGLGLAIVRRTAALLDHPLVLASQEGRGTLFSLGLETRSAEEALAATPPAPEPAPPAPAAGDAIPDHGRGRMVLVVDDDAQNLAGLTLLLESWGYRVVGAASGDALFAKVVHEPERPALIISDYRLREHETGIHVIERLREEYSDPPIPALLVSGDTDPGRLIEAADRNIPLLHKPVEVEDLRAHVTALLHRPRQTDSEDSFP; translated from the coding sequence ATGGATCCAACTTCCGAAACCCTGGCCGCTGCGTTTCCCGACGGCTCGCGCGTCCGGGCGGTGCAGGTGGCCGTGCTGCGCCGCAGCTTCCCCTTCGCCCTGTCGGGCTCGGTCATCGCCGCCTGTTTCAGCGCCTATGCCCTGTACGGCGTCGTGCCCGACCGCGAGCTGGCGCCGTGGATCGCCGCCATGCTGCTGGTCGCCGCCCTGCGCTGGGCGGCGATGCTGGCCTACGACCGCAGCCAGGCGCAGCCGGACGCGGCCGAACGCTGGCTGCGTCGGATGTTCCTGGGCAATCTCGCCTCGGGCATGCTGTGGGGGCTGCCGGTCGCCTACTGGAGCTTCTTCCTGCCTGTCGAGTACCAGCTGTTCAGCATCGTGATCCTGATCGGGCTGGGCACGGGGGCGATCTATTCCAACTACATCGTCCTGCCGGTCGTCTACGCCTTCGAGATCCCGGCGCTGGCGCCGCCCTTCATCGCGCTGGCGGCGCAGCCTTCGCCGCTGCACATCGCCATGGTGGCGAGCGGAGTCGCCTATGTGGCCTCCACGCTGGCGTTCACGCACCGCATGCATCGCACCCACCTGGACGCCCTGCGGCTGGGCTACGAGAATCTGGCGCTGCTGGAGCAGGTGCGGCGCGAGAAGGAGGCGGCCGAGCGCAGCAACCTGGAAAAATCGCGCTTCCTGGCCGCCGCCAGCCATGACCTGCGCCAGCCCGTGCACGCGGTCAGCCTGTTCCTGGGCCTGCTGACCAACGAGAAACTCACCGCGCACGGCCGCTACCTGGTGGACAACATCGCCAGCGCGACGGCGGCAATGGGGCATCTGTTCGATGCCTTGCTCAATATCTCCAGGCTGGACGCCGGCGTGATCGAGCCCCGGCGCAAGTGGTTCCCGCTCAATCCGCTGCTGGAGCAGTTGCGGGCCGAGTATGCGCCGCAGGCGGTGCAGAAAGGCTTGTCGCTGCGGGTCAGGCCCAGCAAGGCGGTGGTGAATTCGGATCCGGTGCTGCTGGAGCGCATCCTGCGCAATCTCATCAGCAACGCCATCGCGCATACCCGGCGCGGCGGCGTGCTGGTCGGCTGCCGGCATCGGCGCGGCGGCGTGCGCATCCTGGTCTGCGATACCGGGCCGGGCATCCCGCCGTCCGAACAGGAGCGGGTGTTCTGGGAGTTCCACCAGCTGAACAACCCGGAGCGGGATCGCAGCAAGGGGCTGGGACTGGGGCTGGCCATCGTGCGGCGCACCGCCGCGCTGCTGGACCATCCGCTGGTCCTGGCATCGCAGGAGGGGCGCGGCACCCTGTTCTCGCTGGGTCTGGAGACGCGCTCCGCCGAGGAGGCGCTGGCCGCGACGCCGCCGGCGCCCGAGCCCGCGCCGCCAGCGCCCGCCGCCGGCGACGCGATCCCGGACCACGGGCGCGGGCGGATGGTGCTGGTGGTCGACGACGATGCGCAGAACCTGGCCGGCCTGACCTTGCTGCTGGAAAGCTGGGGCTACCGCGTCGTGGGCGCCGCCAGCGGCGACGCCTTGTTTGCCAAGGTGGTGCACGAGCCCGAGCGGCCCGCCCTGATCATCAGCGACTACCGTCTGCGCGAACACGAAACCGGCATACATGTGATCGAGCGGCTGCGCGAGGAATACAGCGATCCGCCGATTCCCGCGCTGCTGGTCAGCGGCGACACCGATCCGGGCCGCCTGATCGAGGCGGCCGACAGAAACATCCCCCTGCTGCACAAGCCGGTGGAGGTCGAGGACTTGCGCGCGCATGTGACCGCGTTGCTGCATCGGCCACGGCAGACAGATTCCGAGGATTCCTTTCCATGA
- a CDS encoding MFS transporter — MSISATTAPAAELSPREQRGNIARLTIAQALAGANAVVVYATGSIVGNMLAPDKALATLPLSIFVVGMAACILPAGAIARRHGRRAAFLAGTGCGVLVGLLAALAVVLGSFWLFCLGTFFGGAYAAVVLSFRFAAADGVSPERRARALSFVMGGGVLAGVVGPQLVTHTMYLWPAHMFAATFIVQAAVAAASALVLLGVRLPMPGPADAAGGRPLAFIARQPRFVTAVVCGAVSYLLMNFLMTAAPLAMHLCGHSQEDANLGLQWHVIAMYAPSFFTGRLIMRFGAGRMVSAGLALTGISAAIGLMGLDVAHFWVTLVLLGLGWNFGFVGASALVLECHRPEERTKVQSLNDFIIFGIMAVGSFASGGLLAAYDWRTVLWVSFIPLALAVIALARSAAYTRRAA, encoded by the coding sequence TTGTCTATCAGTGCAACCACGGCGCCCGCCGCCGAGCTTTCCCCGCGCGAGCAGCGCGGCAATATCGCCCGCCTGACCATCGCCCAGGCGCTGGCCGGCGCCAATGCCGTCGTGGTCTACGCCACCGGCTCCATCGTGGGCAACATGCTGGCGCCGGACAAGGCCCTGGCCACCCTGCCCCTGTCCATCTTCGTGGTCGGCATGGCCGCCTGCATCCTGCCGGCGGGCGCCATCGCCCGGCGCCACGGCCGCCGCGCCGCCTTCCTGGCCGGCACCGGCTGCGGCGTGCTGGTCGGCCTGCTGGCCGCCCTCGCCGTGGTCCTGGGATCGTTCTGGCTGTTCTGCCTGGGAACCTTCTTCGGCGGCGCCTACGCGGCCGTGGTGCTGTCGTTCCGCTTCGCCGCCGCCGACGGCGTGTCGCCCGAGCGGCGCGCCCGCGCCCTGTCCTTCGTCATGGGCGGCGGCGTGCTGGCCGGCGTGGTCGGGCCGCAGCTGGTCACGCACACCATGTACCTGTGGCCCGCCCATATGTTCGCCGCCACCTTCATCGTGCAGGCGGCCGTCGCGGCGGCGTCGGCGCTCGTGCTGCTGGGCGTGCGGCTGCCCATGCCCGGCCCGGCCGATGCGGCCGGCGGCCGGCCGCTGGCGTTCATCGCGCGCCAGCCTCGCTTCGTCACCGCGGTGGTCTGCGGGGCGGTCTCCTACCTGCTGATGAACTTCCTGATGACGGCCGCCCCGCTGGCGATGCATCTTTGCGGCCACTCCCAGGAAGACGCGAACCTGGGCCTGCAATGGCACGTGATCGCCATGTACGCCCCGAGCTTTTTCACCGGCCGGCTGATCATGCGCTTTGGCGCCGGCCGCATGGTCAGCGCCGGCCTGGCGCTGACCGGCATCTCGGCGGCGATCGGCCTGATGGGCCTGGACGTGGCGCACTTCTGGGTCACGCTGGTGCTGCTGGGCCTGGGCTGGAACTTCGGCTTCGTGGGCGCCTCGGCCCTGGTGCTGGAATGCCATCGCCCCGAGGAAAGGACCAAGGTGCAATCGCTGAACGACTTCATCATCTTCGGCATCATGGCGGTCGGCTCGTTCGCGTCGGGCGGCCTGCTGGCCGCCTACGACTGGCGCACGGTGCTGTGGGTCTCGTTCATTCCGCTGGCGCTGGCGGTCATCGCGCTGGCCAGGAGCGCCGCGTACACGCGGCGCGCGGCGTGA
- a CDS encoding Crp/Fnr family transcriptional regulator has translation MRTAPASTGEGPSSARGRQAQGAVDRMLDVVPWYNGLPAPERAEIRAGLRLVSLRKGEYLFRMGARSPGWYGVVDGLVKWSSPGIDGKTLSLAGFSTGSWFGEATMLRAAPFDYEVVALRPSRVVILPRDICERLWNHNIAFTQALMMHLAQRVDWLMASYSGNVLLDVDTMVARAVAAQLAAESHSGTNGRLKISQEEIASLCGVSRQRCNAALTRLARDGVLQTRYGGLTILDSEALHEHAKLKGDAAPEREPDA, from the coding sequence ATGCGCACAGCGCCTGCGAGTACAGGGGAAGGACCGTCGAGCGCGCGCGGGCGGCAGGCGCAGGGCGCGGTGGACCGGATGCTGGACGTGGTGCCCTGGTACAACGGCCTGCCGGCGCCGGAGCGCGCCGAGATTCGCGCCGGCCTGCGGCTGGTGTCGCTGCGCAAGGGCGAGTACCTGTTCCGCATGGGCGCGCGCTCGCCCGGCTGGTACGGCGTGGTCGACGGGCTGGTGAAATGGTCCTCGCCCGGCATCGACGGCAAGACCCTGTCGCTGGCGGGTTTCAGCACCGGCAGCTGGTTCGGCGAGGCCACCATGCTGCGCGCCGCGCCTTTCGATTACGAAGTGGTCGCCCTGCGGCCGAGCCGCGTGGTGATCCTGCCGCGCGATATCTGCGAACGGCTGTGGAACCACAATATCGCGTTCACCCAGGCGCTCATGATGCACCTGGCGCAGCGGGTGGACTGGCTGATGGCCAGCTACAGCGGCAACGTGCTGCTGGACGTGGACACCATGGTGGCGCGGGCCGTCGCCGCGCAGCTGGCGGCGGAGTCGCATTCGGGCACCAATGGGCGGTTGAAGATATCGCAGGAGGAAATCGCCAGCCTGTGCGGCGTCTCGCGCCAGCGCTGCAACGCCGCGCTCACGCGGCTGGCGCGCGACGGCGTGCTGCAGACGCGCTATGGCGGGCTGACCATTCTGGACAGCGAGGCCCTGCATGAGCACGCCAAGCTCAAGGGCGACGCCGCGCCCGAGCGCGAGCCGGACGCCTGA
- a CDS encoding 3-keto-5-aminohexanoate cleavage protein: protein MAKRKVIVTIAPTGGMAFKSQNPHLPTQPAEIAEDVYRCYNAGASVVALHARRPDDQATCDAAIYRDMNQRIRERCDIVLNNSTGGGVHGDMIRETSPGNWEIAWEERLKGMDAGAEMCTLDATTLNLAFGDREYLMNTPLSKARELAAGMKARGIKPEWEVFSPTHIIQDATTLIDEGLDDGPPFINLVMNVHRNFQNAMPFSPRHLQMMVDLLPKNSVFCVSGIGPSQLEANISALLLGGHARVGLEDNLYYRHGELATNVQLTERIVRIIRELDMEPATPAEARQIMGLPRTDGPRPEFAA, encoded by the coding sequence ATGGCAAAACGCAAAGTGATCGTGACCATCGCCCCCACCGGGGGCATGGCCTTCAAGAGCCAGAACCCCCACCTGCCCACCCAGCCGGCCGAAATCGCCGAAGACGTCTACCGCTGCTACAACGCCGGCGCCAGCGTGGTCGCGCTGCATGCGCGCCGGCCCGACGACCAGGCCACCTGCGACGCGGCCATCTACCGCGACATGAACCAGCGCATCCGCGAGCGCTGCGACATTGTGCTGAACAATTCCACCGGCGGCGGCGTGCATGGCGACATGATCCGCGAGACCTCGCCCGGCAACTGGGAGATCGCCTGGGAGGAACGGCTCAAGGGCATGGACGCCGGCGCCGAGATGTGCACGCTGGACGCCACCACGCTGAACCTGGCCTTCGGCGACCGCGAATACCTGATGAACACGCCGCTGAGCAAGGCGCGCGAGCTGGCCGCCGGCATGAAGGCGCGTGGCATCAAGCCCGAGTGGGAGGTGTTCAGCCCCACCCACATCATCCAGGACGCCACCACGCTGATCGACGAAGGGCTGGACGACGGCCCGCCCTTCATCAACCTGGTCATGAACGTGCACCGCAACTTCCAGAACGCCATGCCCTTCTCGCCGCGCCACCTGCAGATGATGGTGGACCTGCTGCCCAAGAACAGCGTGTTCTGCGTCAGCGGCATCGGCCCGTCGCAGCTGGAGGCCAACATCAGCGCGCTGCTGCTGGGCGGCCACGCCCGCGTCGGCCTGGAAGACAACCTGTACTACCGCCACGGCGAACTGGCCACCAATGTGCAGCTGACCGAGCGCATCGTGCGCATCATCCGCGAGCTGGACATGGAGCCGGCCACGCCGGCGGAAGCGCGCCAGATCATGGGCCTGCCGCGCACGGACGGCCCCCGGCCCGAGTTCGCCGCTTGA
- a CDS encoding ABC transporter substrate-binding protein, with protein sequence MSRALSAALCGAALSVGSGAAQAQFSDDVIRIGFITDLSGVYSGPDGPGGVEAIRMAIEEMGGSIDGRKIELITADHQNKADIASAKAREWFDQKGLDVLIGGTNSSAALAMSRVAADKKKPIIVVGAGAPALTNEQCTPYTLNYAYDTVALARGTGDAVVKAGGKTWYFLTADYAFGAALQADTTSVVQAGGGKVLGSVKHPLSSSDFSSFLLQAQSSKAEILALANAGADATNAIKAANEFGLTKTMKLAGLIMFINDIHAMGLPATQGMYLTDSWYWNSSDAARAWSREFFKRHKSMPSSLQAADYSAALQYLRAVKATGTDDADKVLAYLRANKLNDLYLKDGVVRPDGRVVHDMYLLQVKTPEQSKEPWDYFNVVQTIDGNEAFTKQSESRCALWK encoded by the coding sequence ATGTCGCGCGCCTTGTCCGCCGCCCTGTGCGGCGCCGCCTTGTCCGTCGGTTCCGGCGCCGCCCAGGCGCAGTTCTCGGACGATGTCATCCGGATCGGTTTCATCACCGACCTGTCGGGCGTGTACTCGGGCCCCGACGGCCCAGGCGGCGTCGAGGCCATCCGCATGGCCATCGAGGAAATGGGCGGCTCGATCGACGGCCGGAAGATCGAGCTGATCACCGCCGACCACCAGAACAAGGCCGACATCGCCTCGGCCAAGGCGCGCGAGTGGTTCGACCAGAAGGGCCTGGACGTGCTGATCGGCGGCACCAACTCCAGCGCCGCGCTGGCCATGTCGCGCGTGGCCGCCGACAAGAAGAAACCGATTATCGTGGTCGGCGCCGGCGCGCCGGCGCTGACCAACGAGCAGTGCACGCCCTATACGCTGAACTACGCCTACGACACCGTGGCGCTGGCGCGCGGCACCGGCGACGCGGTGGTCAAGGCCGGCGGCAAGACCTGGTACTTCCTGACGGCCGACTATGCCTTCGGCGCGGCGCTGCAGGCCGACACCACCAGCGTGGTGCAGGCCGGCGGCGGCAAGGTGCTGGGCTCGGTCAAGCATCCGCTGTCGTCCAGCGACTTCTCCTCTTTCCTTCTGCAGGCGCAAAGCAGCAAGGCCGAGATCCTGGCCCTGGCCAACGCCGGCGCCGACGCCACCAACGCGATCAAGGCGGCCAATGAATTCGGCCTGACCAAGACCATGAAGCTGGCCGGCCTGATCATGTTCATCAACGACATCCACGCCATGGGCCTGCCGGCCACGCAGGGCATGTACCTGACCGACAGCTGGTACTGGAACAGCTCGGACGCCGCCCGCGCCTGGAGCCGCGAGTTCTTCAAGCGGCACAAGAGCATGCCCTCGTCGCTGCAGGCCGCCGACTATTCCGCCGCGCTGCAATACCTGCGCGCCGTCAAGGCCACCGGCACCGACGACGCCGACAAGGTGCTGGCCTATCTGCGCGCCAACAAGCTCAACGACCTGTACCTGAAGGACGGCGTGGTTCGCCCGGACGGCCGCGTGGTGCACGACATGTACCTGCTGCAGGTCAAGACGCCGGAACAGTCCAAGGAACCCTGGGACTACTTCAACGTGGTGCAGACCATCGACGGCAACGAAGCCTTCACCAAGCAATCGGAAAGTCGCTGCGCGCTGTGGAAATAA
- a CDS encoding SDR family oxidoreductase, producing MSLSLQDKHILVTAGANGIGLAIVRKFLASGARVHACDVDADACRALAGSHPNLSVSVADVSSEAQVLDLYRDLAERWSRLDALVNNAGVAGPTSRLEDTTLDAWRQTLEVNLTGAFLCARGAVPLLRAAGGGAIINISSVAGRLGFSLRTPYSASKFGLAGLTQTWAMELGPSNIRVNSVLPGVVAGERVERVIAARAAAGGVSNDAMRAQLVSSVSLRRMTQPEDVANQVAFLCSDEGAMISGQSISVCGNVEHLG from the coding sequence ATGAGCCTATCCCTGCAAGACAAGCACATCCTCGTCACCGCCGGCGCCAACGGCATCGGCCTGGCGATCGTGCGCAAGTTCCTGGCGTCCGGCGCCCGCGTGCATGCCTGCGACGTGGACGCCGACGCCTGCCGCGCCCTGGCCGGCAGCCATCCGAACCTGAGCGTGAGCGTGGCCGACGTGTCGTCCGAAGCGCAGGTGCTGGACCTGTACCGCGACCTGGCCGAAAGATGGAGCAGGCTCGACGCGCTGGTCAACAACGCCGGCGTGGCCGGCCCCACCAGCCGGCTGGAGGACACCACGCTGGACGCCTGGCGCCAGACGCTGGAAGTCAACCTGACCGGCGCCTTCCTGTGCGCGCGCGGCGCGGTGCCGCTGCTGCGCGCGGCCGGCGGCGGCGCCATCATCAATATCTCGTCGGTGGCGGGCCGGCTCGGCTTCTCGCTGCGCACGCCGTACAGCGCCAGCAAGTTCGGGCTGGCCGGCCTGACGCAGACCTGGGCCATGGAGCTGGGCCCGTCCAACATCCGCGTCAATTCCGTGCTGCCCGGCGTGGTGGCCGGCGAGCGGGTCGAGCGCGTCATCGCCGCGCGCGCCGCCGCCGGCGGCGTCAGCAACGACGCGATGCGCGCGCAGCTGGTGTCCAGCGTGTCGCTGCGCCGCATGACGCAGCCCGAGGACGTGGCCAACCAGGTCGCCTTCCTGTGTTCGGACGAAGGCGCGATGATCAGCGGCCAGAGCATCTCGGTCTGCGGCAACGTGGAGCACCTGGGCTAG